The Rhopalosiphum maidis isolate BTI-1 chromosome 4, ASM367621v3, whole genome shotgun sequence region tAGTTAGGttcatgtaaatatattgaatttacaatataaatatcatcacTACATTAATTTAGTTCCTGATAATATTTTGCGACAGTTAAGTGCAATGACGCTGTTCGTAGATGTCTAATTGTCAATATATCCTAGATCCATAAGGACTAAAGTTAAAACACAGTATAAGACTTATTACATCTTTCAGAgtactattatgtattaaatgatttaatctaACTTTTCCTTGTCGAATTTCTTATTGATCATTGTGCTTGCAAATATCTTACAACAACTAAgtgtatcattaatatttatagttatccaACATATAAAGCAGAAGTCCacttaaatgtttaactaaaacatgtaaataattttattatcatgtaatttatagattttctgTAATCtaagtttatattgttttgttgaatgttaatatattattttttattatcttaattttttcacTTAATTCAGAGAGCAATGTTAAACTGATAATGGCTTTAATTGGTGATCAGATTGCTGGTGCTCAACGAAAACCAGCATATGTACGTTTTCAAAACAACACCTGCTATAGCATTGAAGTAAATTGGAtaaattttcacaataatGAACAAACCTACTGTATTTTAGATCCAAATAAATTTGTGGATGTAAACACATTTTCTACACATTCATGGATTTTTAGGTTTGCTAATgttcatgtttttttatgacttGTATGAATATgactattatttcatatttgtagGGAATGTATATCAAAAAGTCGGATGGTTGTTGCTGGAAGAGAAGTATTCATTGCGACACCTTGGGTTGAAGAACACAGACGTCTTGAATTTAAACACCCTATCAATGTACCATTAAGAACAAGGGTTTTAATTGAAATGCCAGCTATGGATTTAAgacaattatgtttattaaaattagctaaaatattgaaaactaaaGATGACATAATCATGTTGGAAATACCTAAAACACTTCAAAAGGAATTAATAGAAATGATATCAAACAAAGAAACTAGTAAAATTCAATTGACTaactaatagtatattttttttaacttattttacaataagtaataaataaatattttataaattatcaaatgaaaatattgagtTGAAAACACCTGCATATAGCATATAGTAGACAAACCACTTGTTACAAAATAAGTCtgcttaacttaaaaatctagTTAATTTTCATCTTGGTTGGTTTAAAGTATTCCTGTAAATGGTAGGTATTACATgcacataaatataagatagttttgataatatatcagtATGATAAATGATTAACATGATCTTAAAACTTGATATTGTTTGCATGTActcatgattttaatattatacatgttattcaaattctttagttggtcaaaaataaaaataaaataaccaaataaaaaaattgtacgccatttttatttaacacataTAAACCCAGACGATAAAAGAAACCttgataatgaaatatttgaattaaatattaatttgatatgatatgaattatgcctcaaaaatatatatttatacatattgtattgatgatttattttaatgttcatgTACATGAAAAtacaatgaattaattattgaaattaaaagtacaaaaacatgaaaaataattatagttattaatattaatctgattattttacacacaaaaattaatgtggatatataaattgattcataataatacattaaatttcaaGCAATTAATGTATCATCTAGCTCTTCAATTTTAGTGTCCATTTGAGTTGATACCTTAcgtaatactttatttatgaCGTCATTTAGTGCTTCACGTGCACCAGTatccaataaatttaaacaagcctaaaataaaagatattaaattattgtattagtataataccattatttttaatatattgtcgaGTGTTAATAATAAGCTATAGCTTATGCACAATCATTTACCTCCATTTCAGGTCCAGGCTgcatatacaaatatgaatgagtttaaaatatttgtatatataaatagataaacaatttattaatattaatattatttttaacaagtttaataacttttaattaatttaattaaagctttatttttttattacattgagACTATGGGCGAATAGGCCTTTTTTTGGTATGCTGGAATATTTTAGTAAGGACccctaaatgaaaaaataaaccatttgCCTCTTTACTTATATtggaatattgtaatatttactgtGTAATCTGAATatctcataaaaatataaattagaaaatgatTAACTTACATACCAGTTATTCAATAGAATGTCTTGttagactttttttattatttcatggtCCAGGCCTGctcagaatatatttatatgatatattattgtcatacatttttagtcaAAGTGATGTAaagttaacataaaaaaaatgaatatattagttaaaattttagtgaTTGAGGATTTGGCCTTGGGGGAAGAAGCTATCTATTGATGGAACTTCCTGACATGAATATAAAGggggttaataatttaataggtcactatacaaatttgttttagGTGTCTTCTGACTTTCTGAAGTCACAAGGTATAATAGTAGTAGGGTGGTAGTATTGTGGCAAACAGTTTCTACCCATTccttattattagtaaaaaaaaaagggtatTATGGTGGGAATGGATAGTCCTAAGATCAGATGATTATGATTGTTGAGTAAAATCGAATGGAAACACTTATAGAATTGAGAGATCTACCAAAATTTGGTAGAAGCATTTAGATTGGAGGAATGTTTGGATTTAATGGATGTCAGATGTTTTGGCAACACCCTCATAACTGGATTCCACCATACGTCCATGTTGATTTGaggaacaatttttataagtcatccaaatttgaatttaaaatgtctttaaGAAAAacttgtgtttatatatttaagataatgtGTAAtggatatttatacaattttaattacaaaatagttttCTAATTTTGACTATCTTATCATATACGCACTACTGGCAATATTGGGACTGGAGTATGCGCTTTATCATTTGATTGCACTACTGCTCTACCATGTTTAAACATTACCACtcaacaactataatatatttaattaagagtTTAAGACAATCTATTCTCGTAAAAATTGACAATGTTAAAGGTTTTAATGATGAAGAAAATTTCTTATAAAGAAgttatatcttattaaaaatgattggaAGTTACCATTATTGTCgtttcatcattattaataaacataattagaaaaatgattagaaaaaataaaaatacaataaataaatagtttaatacttgTGTCGAGTCTTTcagatatgtattaaatttggtaGTAGAGCGCAATGACAAGAATACAAGATAGccctaatttttgttattttctcggaattttttttttattgataaccaTTGAAAAAATACCACCATTTACATACCCATAagtaactcaaaaatattttgaaaattacatcAAGTATAGAAAATACTAATTGAAGCAATTAGtgtaaatttggattttctacagttatttatttttaaattacaacaaaataagaaaatacattttatcaaaaactggttttgtataaaaaaattactgaaaatacatataaataaaaaagtggtTCATTGGGAAAATTTCAGTTTTCAGTAAGCCTATCCACCCATGTTTGAGAAGACTACcacagttataattattaatataaattaaatattacaactaagttgatcaaaatgtatagtcattattaataaaattggatTTACCTGTAATGTTGCATCACCTTGTTGCAATTTAAGAACAGAAACTAGAGCTATTTCACTATTAGATTTGacgtaacaatttttttctttagttcCATTTACTAACATTGGTATGGTTGCTTTTTGAAATTCTGGAGATAAGGTTATACCAGATTTTCCTAAATATGAACAAATATGTGCCACTAATTGTTTAACTTCATTACTGGATTGATTCatcaactataatttaatatttaaaataatatataatataccattgtgatgttaaaaattgttttttttttacatactctGGTAAATGGACCTAAAAGCTGTGATGGTATTATTGTacgaatattcattaaatgtaaaaataaatatccgcAACTTCGAACTCCATTCATTGCAAtagaaatctaaaaatttcaaatgtttttgtaaaatttaaattacaaaaaaattatttgttacctTATCAGCTTGTAAGtgacataaaattgtttttataattttatcactaTATAATGAACTGAAAACTGAATCAGGGGATTCTTTAAGAGCAACAAACAAAGCTGAACTTCTTCCATGTCTCAATATTGGATCTAGTGAAGGATCATCAACTgttgaaaaattgattaaaattatattttttatggaataaaataacaataataaattttgataaggTATACTAACTCAAAATATGATCATTTAAAGCAACATTTAATTGTTCGGGAGATAACCATTTACATAAAGCACCAAGACAACCAGCAGTACCACTTCTTATAGTATCTTCTGGATTCCCGAGTCCTTCTCTTAAAGTCATAAATACAGTTCTACGAACTTGATCTGACATCTTATCACCAGCTGGTGAAATAACACCACGTAAAGCTTGAAGCATTGTTTCTCTAATGAAGAGAAATCAAAAAGaacattaactaaatatttttttacaatgtgtattattgttttaattactttatggTAATATCCTCTGAATTTTTTACACCAGAATGTAGgtcaacaaaaattgtttcagtGCGAGAATGTACAACAATTAGATGGCTCAAAGCGTTGGCTGCTTTAAGCCTAACTTGTCTATTTGGGTCTTGTaatgatttcaaaaatgttgtttgcAACTGGggtaaaaactgttttaaattactacCAGCCTTGGCTAATAATAAAGCAACTGTTTCTAAGATTGCTGATTTAATGTTCCACGTATACcgttcatttaaaatacgaatgAGAGGTCCAGTCATATTTAATACAGGAGACGTTAATCCTTCCTTTGCAGCTACTTTTACAACTTCGCCCCAACCTTGAGCTGCTTGCTCTTTGATTTCTGGACTACCATTAAGAATTGCTTCCCTAAATATTGGTACAAATGGATCAGCCCCctataaataaagatattaaaggttaaatattgaacaaaataaatgtaaaaataaaattaaccattactaaaacaattaaaaaaagagaatttttatcatacaaaatttgtttttaaaatttttatggtataaaaattattgtcagATATGTTTTACAGTAAATACAAGTCACATTTTAAGCGTGGTATTGGTGATTTTGTGTTATGAGCAACGAGATAACCTAT contains the following coding sequences:
- the LOC113561024 gene encoding protein Vhl isoform X3, producing MIMIAGAQRKPAYVRFQNNTCYSIEVNWINFHNNEQTYCILDPNKFVDVNTFSTHSWIFRECISKSRMVVAGREVFIATPWVEEHRRLEFKHPINVPLRTRVLIEMPAMDLRQLCLLKLAKILKTKDDIIMLEIPKTLQKELIEMISNKETSKIQLTN
- the LOC113561024 gene encoding protein Vhl isoform X2, whose translation is MALIGDQIAGAQRKPAYVRFQNNTCYSIEVNWINFHNNEQTYCILDPNKFVDVNTFSTHSWIFRECISKSRMVVAGREVFIATPWVEEHRRLEFKHPINVPLRTRVLIEMPAMDLRQLCLLKLAKILKTKDDIIMLEIPKTLQKELIEMISNKETSKIQLTN
- the LOC113561024 gene encoding protein Vhl isoform X1 codes for the protein MYFLCTCNNIAGAQRKPAYVRFQNNTCYSIEVNWINFHNNEQTYCILDPNKFVDVNTFSTHSWIFRECISKSRMVVAGREVFIATPWVEEHRRLEFKHPINVPLRTRVLIEMPAMDLRQLCLLKLAKILKTKDDIIMLEIPKTLQKELIEMISNKETSKIQLTN